One Oryza glaberrima chromosome 10, OglaRS2, whole genome shotgun sequence DNA segment encodes these proteins:
- the LOC127752759 gene encoding ribosomal RNA small subunit methyltransferase, which produces MAGGKIQKKRHGGGAGGGGGGGARLQGGIPFEKSKGQHILRNPALVDSIVEKAGLKPTDTVLEIGPGTGNLTKRLLQAGVKAVVAVELDPRMVLELNRRFQGDPLASRLKVIQGDVLKCDLPYFDICVANIPYQISSPLTFKLLSHRPIFRCAVIMFQREFAMRLVAQPGDSLYCRLSVNVQLLSRVSHLLKVGRNNFRPPPKVDSSVVRIEPRKPLPPVSFKEWDGLVRLCFNRKNKTLGAIFKQKRVLELLEKNYKTMQSLQLTSDAEKGEEKMSPDDVALLSSMVDDMNMESGYENDDDDEMEMDDADMVAESRACFKEKIMGILQQGDFAEKRSSKLSQVDFLYLLSLFNKAGIHFS; this is translated from the exons ATGGCGGGCGGGAAGATCCAGAAGAAGCGGCACGGCggaggagcaggcggcggcggcggcgggggcgcgcggCTGCAGGGAGGGATCCCGTTCGAGAAGTCCAAGGGGCAGCACATCCTGCGGAACCCGGCGCTGGTGGACTCCATCGTCGAGAAGGCCGGCCTCAAGCCCACCGACACCGTCCTCGAGATCGGGCCCGGCACGGGTAACCTCACCAAGCGCCTCCTCCAGGCCGGCGTCaaggccgtcgtcgccgtcgagctcgaccCCCGCATGGTTCTCGAGCTCAACCGCCGCTTCCAGGGCGACCCTCTCGCCTCACGCCTCAAG GTTATCCAAGGAGATGTCCTTAAATGTGATCTTCCATACTTTGATATCTGTGTGGCAAACATCCCATATCAAATTTCATCTCCCCTCACATTCAAGCTTCTGTCACACCGCCCAATCTTTAGGTGTGCGGTGATTATGTTTCAACGTGAATTTGCCATGAGACTTGTAGCACAGCCTGGAGATAGTCTCTACTGCCGTCTCTCTGTGAATGTGCAGCTCTTGTCACGTGTGTCACATCTCCTGAAGGTTGGACGGAACAACTTCAGGCCTCCACCCAAGGTTGATTCATCGGTTGTTCGTATCGAGCCCAGAAAGCCCCTACCTCCTGTCAGCTTCAAAGAGTGGGATGGACTTGTGAGGCTTTGTTTCAACCGGAAGAACAAGACATTGGGTGCCATCTTTAAGCAGAAGCGTGTCCTTGAATTGTTAGAGAAGAACTACAAGACAATGCAGTCTCTACAGCTCACCTCAGATGCAGAAAAAGGTGAGGAGAAGATGTCACCAGATGATGTTGCATTGCTATCAAGTATGGTCGATGACATGAACATGGAAAGCGGCTACgagaatgatgatgatgatgagatggAAATGGATGATGCCGATATGGTAGCAGAGAGCCGTGCATGTTTCAAAGAAAAGATTATGGGGATATTACAGCAAGGAGATTTTGCAGAGAAGAGATCATCGAAGCTCAGCCAGGTTGACTTCTTGTACCTCCTGTCGCTCTTCAACAAAGCTGGTATACATTTTTCCTGA